In Microbacterium sp. 1.5R, the following are encoded in one genomic region:
- a CDS encoding glycosyltransferase, producing the protein MSARHLRVMMSTPAIRETTNPYIVQLVDAVGQEVDVQLFSWRTAILGRYDVLHVHWPEIFTSASSGPKRWARRALTAALQSRIALTRTALVRTAHNERPHESTSRVDSAILRRWNRLTTLWIILNERTRTETSAERVLIPHGHYRDHFAPFPRLQATDDLVSVVGHIRPYKGMEELVAAVAEDTEHGAFRLHVAGKPADAALRDTLRRNASGSDRITLELDFVDDRRIVEIISSSSLVALPYRQLHNSGVALLALSLDRPVLVPDNAVTRDLQQEIGASWVHLLDADTELTRAIRDALQRGIPDGSPDLSAREWPVTARQHATAYARAAEIRGHR; encoded by the coding sequence ATGAGCGCGAGGCACCTTCGGGTGATGATGTCGACTCCGGCGATCCGTGAGACGACGAACCCCTACATCGTGCAGCTGGTGGATGCCGTGGGACAGGAGGTCGATGTCCAGCTCTTCTCGTGGCGCACCGCGATCCTCGGTCGCTACGACGTGCTTCATGTCCACTGGCCCGAGATCTTCACCTCGGCGTCGAGCGGCCCCAAGCGCTGGGCGCGACGCGCGCTGACCGCGGCGCTGCAGAGTCGCATCGCCCTGACCAGGACCGCTCTCGTCCGGACCGCGCACAATGAGCGACCGCACGAGTCCACCTCGAGAGTGGACAGCGCGATCCTGCGGCGATGGAATCGCCTCACCACCCTGTGGATCATCCTCAATGAGCGCACGCGCACCGAGACGTCCGCAGAGCGGGTGCTGATCCCTCACGGTCACTACCGCGATCATTTCGCACCTTTCCCGCGCCTGCAGGCGACCGACGATCTCGTGAGCGTGGTCGGACACATCCGTCCCTACAAGGGCATGGAGGAGTTGGTCGCAGCCGTCGCCGAGGACACGGAGCACGGAGCCTTCCGGCTCCATGTGGCGGGGAAGCCCGCTGACGCGGCGCTGCGGGACACGCTCAGGAGGAACGCGTCCGGATCGGATCGCATCACCCTCGAGCTGGATTTCGTGGACGACCGGCGGATCGTGGAGATCATCTCCTCGTCCTCCCTGGTCGCACTCCCCTATCGTCAGCTGCACAACTCCGGAGTCGCACTCCTCGCGCTGTCACTCGATCGCCCCGTCCTCGTCCCCGACAACGCGGTGACTCGGGACCTGCAGCAGGAGATCGGCGCATCCTGGGTGCACCTGCTCGATGCCGACACCGAGCTCACGCGGGCCATCCGCGACGCGCTGCAACGGGGCATCCCCGACGGATCCCCCGATCTCAGCGCTCGGGAGTGGCCGGTGACGGCCCGCCAGCACGCCACGGCATACGCCCGTGCAGCAGAGATCCGCGGGCACCGGTGA
- a CDS encoding lipopolysaccharide biosynthesis protein, protein MRDPPRPPAAVVLPTSSLRAHRGGILGVSGVGSQRASLGDAAARGASVTLAGQLYRTVLQFVSIFVLARLLTPDDFGLIAMVAAVIGISELFRDFGLSSAAIQAKHVSIGERTNLFWVNTALGTGCAVIVALAAPLVGLLYSNDQVPAIVVVMSIGFVLSGMVTQYRADLTRRLRFLGLSITEAVAPTVGFAVGIILALQGFGYWALVVQQLSSSLVLLVLSVVIARWLPGLPRRRTSIRRFMKFGAALFLTQLISYGTKNVDNIAIGVVWGAGPLGYYDRAYQLLMAPLNQINAPMTRVALPVLSRIHEEKERFAGYLLKAQIVGGYATATLFALAAGMAPAIVDVLFGPQWAPMAPIFAVLAIGGVLRATAQVSYWMFLATANTGAQLRMFLVVRPIMIVIILAGLPWGAFGVAVGSTVAYALHWIASLVWASRVTGVPARPLITNIIRILLTVSVPCGLLALGISALGWSSIATVLVAVGASIAYLLLLTLVSPRTREDLLTVVSFIRRSFGKRSR, encoded by the coding sequence ATGCGTGACCCCCCTCGTCCGCCTGCGGCTGTAGTATTACCCACATCGAGTCTACGGGCTCATCGGGGCGGAATACTGGGGGTATCGGGAGTGGGCTCTCAGCGCGCGTCTTTGGGGGATGCGGCCGCACGCGGAGCGAGTGTGACACTCGCCGGGCAGCTGTACCGGACGGTTCTCCAGTTCGTCTCGATCTTCGTTCTCGCGCGATTGCTGACGCCCGACGACTTCGGTCTGATCGCGATGGTCGCCGCGGTCATCGGCATCTCGGAGCTCTTCCGAGACTTCGGCCTGTCGAGCGCTGCGATCCAGGCCAAGCACGTCTCGATCGGCGAGCGCACGAACCTCTTCTGGGTGAACACGGCCCTCGGAACGGGATGCGCCGTCATCGTCGCCCTCGCCGCCCCTCTGGTCGGTCTGCTGTACTCCAACGACCAGGTCCCGGCGATCGTGGTCGTGATGTCGATCGGCTTCGTGCTGAGCGGCATGGTGACTCAATACCGGGCCGACCTGACCCGCCGGCTGCGGTTCCTCGGCCTCTCGATCACCGAGGCCGTCGCACCCACCGTCGGATTCGCCGTCGGCATCATCCTCGCCCTGCAGGGGTTCGGCTACTGGGCGCTCGTCGTGCAGCAGCTGTCGTCGTCCTTGGTGCTTCTCGTGCTCTCGGTCGTCATCGCCCGCTGGCTGCCGGGACTCCCGCGGCGACGCACGTCGATCCGACGGTTCATGAAGTTCGGAGCGGCGCTCTTCCTGACGCAGCTGATCTCGTACGGAACGAAGAACGTCGACAACATCGCGATCGGTGTCGTGTGGGGTGCCGGCCCTCTCGGCTACTACGACCGCGCGTACCAGCTTCTGATGGCCCCGCTCAACCAGATCAACGCGCCGATGACGCGCGTCGCGCTTCCCGTGCTCTCGAGGATCCACGAAGAGAAGGAGCGGTTCGCCGGCTACCTCCTGAAGGCGCAGATCGTCGGGGGATACGCCACCGCGACGCTCTTCGCCCTGGCCGCCGGAATGGCTCCGGCGATCGTCGATGTGCTCTTCGGTCCGCAATGGGCGCCGATGGCGCCGATCTTCGCCGTACTGGCCATCGGCGGAGTGCTTCGTGCCACCGCGCAGGTCTCCTACTGGATGTTCCTCGCGACGGCGAACACCGGGGCGCAGCTGCGGATGTTCCTCGTCGTGCGTCCGATCATGATCGTGATAATCCTGGCCGGGCTCCCGTGGGGGGCGTTCGGCGTCGCCGTCGGAAGCACGGTGGCGTATGCGCTGCACTGGATCGCATCGCTCGTCTGGGCGTCTCGAGTGACCGGAGTCCCCGCCAGGCCCCTCATCACGAACATCATTCGCATACTCTTGACGGTCTCCGTGCCGTGCGGGCTCCTTGCCCTCGGAATCAGCGCACTGGGATGGAGCTCGATCGCGACCGTTCTCGTGGCGGTCGGAGCGAGCATCGCCTATCTGCTGCTCCTCACACTCGTGTCGCCCCGGACGCGCGAAGATCTGCTCACCGTGGTCTCCTTCATCCGCCGCTCGTTCGGCAAGCGGTCGCGATGA
- a CDS encoding phosphotransferase codes for MNGFARERAAKAALAAALRERSADVAPGVWRILDTRSAVLPEHRQGWRIVIDHLGRGSGAKRALLDMRRLLAAPRRVRLGDPEAGMPAAQMPVRVLMTKDGGLVGFDRADSTVTHLRRTALPPEYRERRLALGEVYSAVEWHLDDDGRRLTEARVPGRPAQLWAPADRIALLRTLLVISTSRLTADAAAQPLLTEARAALEGLSGQARWEEAGRAADLVGEVPWVLAHGDLTPENVLGHGPEDWGPIDFEDARPAPFFYDALSLAVRDDAMRAALSGGELEEEWCDLLSAAGVDPAILTPVIAMDIVAVIAADHHRREHGGDFGYTLASLT; via the coding sequence ATGAACGGGTTCGCGCGGGAGCGTGCGGCGAAGGCGGCGCTGGCCGCTGCCCTGCGCGAGCGCAGCGCCGACGTGGCGCCCGGAGTCTGGCGGATTCTCGACACCCGGTCTGCCGTGCTTCCCGAGCACCGTCAGGGTTGGCGGATCGTGATAGATCATCTGGGACGGGGGAGCGGCGCGAAGCGGGCACTGCTCGACATGCGGCGCCTTCTTGCGGCGCCGCGGCGCGTGCGTCTCGGTGATCCCGAGGCGGGGATGCCGGCGGCACAGATGCCGGTCCGGGTTCTGATGACGAAGGACGGTGGTCTGGTCGGCTTCGACCGCGCAGATTCGACCGTCACGCACCTGCGTCGGACTGCACTCCCTCCCGAGTATCGCGAGCGCCGTCTCGCGCTCGGCGAGGTCTACTCCGCCGTGGAGTGGCATCTCGACGACGATGGCAGGCGGCTGACGGAAGCGCGCGTGCCAGGGCGGCCGGCGCAGCTCTGGGCGCCGGCGGACCGGATCGCTCTCCTTCGCACCCTCCTCGTCATCTCGACATCTCGTCTCACCGCCGACGCGGCCGCACAGCCGCTCCTGACGGAGGCTCGGGCAGCGCTCGAGGGCCTGTCGGGGCAGGCCAGGTGGGAGGAGGCAGGCAGAGCAGCAGATCTCGTGGGAGAGGTTCCGTGGGTGCTCGCGCACGGCGACCTCACGCCGGAGAACGTCCTGGGTCATGGTCCTGAGGACTGGGGCCCGATCGACTTCGAGGACGCGCGTCCCGCGCCGTTCTTCTACGACGCGCTCTCCCTCGCCGTGAGAGACGACGCGATGCGTGCCGCGCTCAGTGGTGGCGAGCTCGAAGAGGAATGGTGTGACCTCCTGAGTGCTGCGGGGGTCGACCCGGCGATCCTCACTCCCGTGATCGCGATGGATATCGTCGCTGTCATCGCCGCCGACCATCACCGCCGCGAACACGGCGGGGACTTCGGCTACACGCTCGCGTCGCTCACCTGA
- a CDS encoding polysaccharide biosynthesis tyrosine autokinase gives MDLKDYLTALRDRWYLLVAATVIGGVAGFAYATVQPDQYEATTSAYVSSQRGDTVSELVQGSQYTQSLMQSYANLATTPAVLEPVIEDLELDKTVEGLAESVSAEVELNTVIVTLTVVSTDPEQAQETAAAVMDSLANVTSDLSPKDAAGRPSIVLTTVTPPSVPKFPFAPNTRLIAVTGAALGLVLAVIYAVLKQLLDTRIRSEEDAERSAGIPFLGRIPRPSGKRRAQRSSISGQWDSSASTREAYRRLAASLDFADIDGDLRMVVVSSAFAGEGKTTTAVNLTLALAERRPRVLLIDADLRRPRIAEACGLDGSVGLTTALTHQASLADSIQNWGTRNIDVLTSGLRPPNPTEIVSSTAMQDLLREVREHYDFVVVDSAPVLPVSDTLTLARASGASLLVGRYKVTRRQSLRRAVETLTGAGARVIGFVLNAVPPEHSSSSYYEDAEPAEPATEKKVPETRSSEKQAASKKKTEKDASAKTAR, from the coding sequence ATGGATCTGAAGGATTACCTCACGGCTCTGCGGGACCGGTGGTATCTGCTCGTCGCTGCGACGGTCATCGGCGGGGTCGCAGGATTCGCATACGCGACCGTCCAGCCCGACCAGTACGAGGCGACGACCAGCGCGTACGTCTCCTCGCAGCGCGGCGACACCGTGAGCGAACTCGTGCAGGGATCGCAGTACACCCAGAGCCTCATGCAGTCCTACGCCAACCTGGCGACGACACCCGCGGTGCTCGAACCGGTCATCGAAGACCTCGAGCTCGACAAGACGGTCGAGGGCCTGGCCGAGTCGGTGTCGGCGGAAGTCGAGCTGAACACCGTCATCGTCACCCTGACCGTCGTCAGCACCGATCCCGAGCAGGCCCAGGAGACGGCAGCCGCCGTCATGGACTCGCTCGCGAACGTGACCAGCGACCTGTCGCCCAAGGACGCCGCGGGAAGGCCGTCTATCGTTCTGACGACGGTGACGCCGCCGAGCGTGCCGAAGTTCCCCTTCGCGCCCAACACTCGCCTGATCGCGGTCACGGGCGCGGCTCTGGGACTCGTCCTCGCCGTCATCTACGCAGTCCTCAAGCAGCTGCTCGACACCCGCATCCGCTCCGAAGAGGACGCTGAGCGCTCGGCCGGCATCCCCTTCCTCGGGCGTATCCCCCGCCCCAGCGGCAAGCGCCGTGCGCAGCGGTCGTCGATCAGCGGACAGTGGGACTCCTCCGCCTCGACGCGCGAGGCGTATCGTCGCCTTGCCGCCAGCCTCGACTTCGCGGACATCGACGGAGACCTCCGCATGGTCGTCGTGTCCTCGGCGTTCGCGGGTGAGGGGAAGACGACCACCGCGGTGAACCTCACGCTCGCGCTCGCCGAGCGCCGCCCCCGGGTGCTCCTGATCGACGCGGACCTGCGCCGCCCCCGGATCGCAGAAGCCTGCGGACTCGACGGATCGGTGGGCCTGACCACTGCCCTCACGCACCAGGCATCCCTCGCGGATTCCATCCAGAACTGGGGCACCAGGAACATCGATGTGCTGACCAGTGGACTGCGTCCGCCCAACCCGACCGAGATCGTGAGCTCCACGGCTATGCAGGATCTGCTCCGCGAGGTGCGCGAGCACTACGACTTCGTGGTCGTCGATTCCGCGCCGGTGCTTCCGGTGAGCGACACGCTCACGCTCGCCCGCGCCTCGGGCGCGAGCCTCCTGGTGGGTCGATACAAGGTCACACGTCGCCAGTCGCTGCGCAGGGCCGTCGAGACTCTCACCGGTGCCGGCGCCCGCGTCATCGGCTTCGTGCTGAACGCGGTTCCGCCGGAGCACTCCTCCTCGAGCTACTACGAGGATGCCGAGCCCGCCGAGCCCGCCACCGAGAAGAAGGTACCGGAGACCCGCTCGTCCGAGAAGCAGGCCGCCTCCAAGAAGAAGACCGAGAAGGACGCTTCGGCCAAGACCGCGCGGTGA
- a CDS encoding arsenate reductase/protein-tyrosine-phosphatase family protein, which yields MRPESVLAVCAANVCRSPVISFLMAREFSTFGAPEGSVFASAGASARGGVAVCHTMRSRLTERAGWSDFAEGYRSVRLAPDHIDSAELILTATAAERGAVARLRPSARTRTFTLLEAVALAEHANAAPVPAMDFDLSTLAELMNAQRGLVEPPRPPRWRRPGPEEVFDIPDAHTSRARHERVLRTVEMASTRLGAAVRALMTAP from the coding sequence ATGCGGCCCGAATCGGTGCTCGCCGTCTGCGCGGCGAACGTATGCCGATCGCCGGTGATCTCGTTCCTCATGGCTCGGGAGTTCTCGACGTTCGGCGCACCCGAGGGATCGGTGTTCGCCTCCGCGGGCGCCAGCGCGCGTGGCGGAGTGGCCGTCTGCCACACGATGCGTTCGAGGTTGACCGAACGAGCGGGCTGGTCGGACTTCGCCGAGGGATACCGCTCGGTGCGACTCGCACCGGACCACATCGATTCGGCCGAGCTCATCCTCACCGCGACCGCGGCCGAGCGCGGCGCGGTGGCGCGCCTCCGGCCGTCGGCGCGGACGCGCACGTTCACACTGCTCGAGGCGGTCGCCCTCGCAGAGCATGCGAACGCGGCGCCGGTTCCCGCGATGGACTTCGATCTCTCGACGCTCGCCGAACTGATGAATGCGCAGCGCGGGCTCGTCGAGCCCCCGAGACCGCCGCGCTGGCGCCGGCCCGGGCCGGAGGAGGTCTTCGACATCCCCGATGCGCACACGAGCCGGGCGCGCCACGAGCGCGTCCTCCGGACTGTCGAGATGGCGTCCACGCGTCTGGGGGCGGCCGTCAGAGCGCTCATGACAGCGCCCTGA
- a CDS encoding glycosyltransferase — protein MSGASSRTVLVAHPGAEMFGSDRMLLESVIGFVESGARVVVALPARGMLDVELRRAGAEVVIIPMLVLRKVLLTPRGLPTLFRDMFRGLRASWRLISRVRPDVVYVSTIIIPQWPLVARLRQLRAVSHVHEAEASGNRFVNTVLYLPHLAAHRTLVNSRFSLDTIAHALPLLARRSVVVYNGVASPELPAAPRRDIDGPFRVLFIGRLSPRKGPDVVIDAAAELARSGHDVRVTLLGAVFAGYEWFEEELRRRAAESGVEVVFAGFHQSIWPFLEDADALAVPSRVDEPFGNTAVEGILARRPVVASDSSGLREAAGGYPTSTLVPADDPSALAASFARIIEQWPTVREGVDESRRIALDRHAPEQYRATVTGHVVDPT, from the coding sequence GTGAGCGGCGCGTCCTCTCGGACCGTTCTCGTCGCGCATCCTGGCGCCGAGATGTTCGGCTCAGACCGGATGCTTCTCGAGAGCGTCATCGGCTTCGTCGAGAGCGGCGCACGCGTCGTCGTCGCACTCCCGGCCCGCGGAATGCTGGATGTCGAACTTCGCAGGGCCGGCGCCGAGGTCGTCATCATCCCGATGCTCGTGTTGCGAAAGGTCCTGCTCACGCCCAGAGGCCTGCCCACGCTCTTCCGCGACATGTTCCGGGGGCTCCGCGCTTCCTGGCGACTGATCAGCAGAGTGCGCCCGGACGTCGTCTACGTGTCGACGATCATCATCCCGCAGTGGCCCCTGGTGGCGCGCCTCCGCCAGCTCCGAGCCGTGAGCCACGTGCATGAGGCCGAGGCTTCCGGGAACCGCTTCGTGAACACGGTGCTGTACCTGCCGCATCTCGCTGCCCACCGCACGCTGGTGAACAGCCGATTCAGTCTCGACACGATCGCGCACGCCCTTCCGCTCCTCGCCCGCAGAAGCGTGGTGGTGTACAACGGCGTGGCGTCACCCGAGCTCCCGGCCGCGCCCCGGCGCGACATCGACGGTCCGTTCAGAGTCCTGTTCATCGGTCGCCTCTCCCCCCGCAAGGGGCCGGATGTCGTCATCGACGCCGCGGCCGAACTGGCGCGCTCGGGGCACGACGTGCGGGTCACGCTCCTCGGCGCCGTCTTCGCCGGGTATGAGTGGTTCGAAGAGGAGCTGCGACGTCGCGCCGCCGAATCGGGCGTCGAGGTGGTCTTCGCCGGTTTCCATCAGAGCATCTGGCCGTTCCTCGAGGACGCCGATGCGCTCGCCGTGCCCTCGCGCGTGGACGAGCCTTTCGGCAACACGGCGGTCGAGGGGATCCTCGCCCGCCGCCCGGTGGTGGCGAGTGACAGCAGCGGTCTGCGCGAGGCCGCCGGGGGCTATCCCACGTCGACGCTGGTGCCCGCTGACGATCCTTCGGCGCTCGCCGCTTCGTTCGCCCGGATCATCGAGCAGTGGCCGACGGTGCGCGAGGGTGTCGACGAATCGCGTCGCATCGCTCTCGATCGTCACGCCCCGGAGCAGTATCGGGCGACAGTGACCGGACACGTGGTCGACCCCACGTGA
- a CDS encoding DUF1972 domain-containing protein — protein MIKGNALTIAMVGTRGVPAAYGGFETAVEEVGRRLADRGHDVVVYTRGSQSRDKKYLGMRVVHLPAIPVKQVETLSHTGFSALHLIFRRRPDAAFVFNAANSPFVPLFRLRRVPTALHMDGLEWRRSKWGPRGKAYYRWAEQFGVRTSDALIADAPGIADYYTHQFDVPTEMIRYGAPMLDSVADARLDELDLRAGGYHLVVARFEPENHVLEIVEGFRRSNATLPLVVVGSAPYSNEYTEQIQQAAHGDDRIRLVGGVYDQELLDALYFHALTYDHGHSVGGTNPSLLRAMGAGTATIAFDVPFNREVLHDDGWFFATPDDAAAAFERAEADISAARESGLRAQRRAQEVFRWDDVADAYEDLARRLSTGHSVHRIARRARRRAEDW, from the coding sequence ATGATCAAGGGGAATGCCCTCACCATTGCGATGGTGGGGACACGGGGGGTGCCCGCGGCCTACGGCGGATTCGAGACGGCTGTCGAAGAGGTCGGTCGACGGCTCGCAGACCGAGGTCACGACGTCGTCGTGTACACCCGGGGTTCGCAGAGCCGCGACAAGAAGTACCTCGGAATGCGCGTGGTCCACCTTCCCGCCATCCCGGTGAAGCAGGTCGAGACTCTGAGCCACACCGGTTTCTCGGCACTCCACTTGATCTTCCGGAGGCGTCCCGACGCGGCGTTCGTGTTCAATGCCGCCAACTCACCGTTCGTCCCCCTGTTCCGCCTGCGGCGCGTACCCACAGCCCTCCACATGGACGGCCTCGAGTGGCGGCGATCCAAGTGGGGCCCGCGCGGCAAGGCGTACTACCGATGGGCGGAGCAGTTCGGCGTGCGCACGAGCGACGCGCTGATCGCGGACGCCCCGGGGATCGCCGACTACTACACGCATCAGTTCGACGTGCCGACCGAGATGATCCGCTACGGCGCTCCCATGCTCGACTCGGTAGCCGATGCCCGCCTCGACGAGCTCGACCTCCGCGCCGGCGGATACCACCTGGTCGTCGCACGCTTCGAACCCGAGAACCACGTGCTCGAGATCGTCGAGGGATTCCGCCGGAGCAACGCGACCCTCCCGCTCGTCGTCGTCGGATCAGCCCCGTACAGCAACGAGTACACCGAGCAGATCCAGCAGGCAGCTCACGGCGACGACCGCATCCGTCTGGTCGGCGGCGTGTACGACCAGGAACTCCTCGACGCCCTGTACTTCCATGCCCTCACGTACGACCACGGTCATTCGGTCGGCGGCACGAATCCTTCACTCCTGCGGGCCATGGGCGCAGGCACGGCGACGATCGCCTTCGACGTGCCGTTCAACCGCGAGGTCCTTCATGACGACGGGTGGTTCTTCGCGACGCCCGACGACGCAGCAGCGGCCTTCGAGCGCGCCGAGGCGGACATCTCCGCAGCGCGAGAGAGCGGCCTGCGCGCGCAGAGGCGAGCGCAGGAGGTGTTCCGCTGGGACGACGTCGCAGACGCTTACGAAGACCTCGCCCGACGGCTCTCTACCGGTCACAGCGTGCACCGCATCGCTCGCCGCGCGAGACGACGGGCGGAGGACTGGTGA
- a CDS encoding sugar transferase yields the protein MTSVEDALSITRAGSVFTPVSAPRAAKSVTRTVVTPRVSATLERRRQWERRYRMRLRITDAGVILFAVGITAAVQVMTGVAGEEALRNGILLATLWYLMLGALHTRDAALFRASATEYRGVAHASGLAFGIIAMLSVVLGWQTMQLVLLVGLPLGVLTLLVTRWAWRHWLTAQRARGRFASRTLVVGNRDDVEYVIRTLHPIGASGYQVVGATLLDGNARDVEARGEQFPVLGNVNSVSTVAAELGADTIIVASRPDGEPDFVKHLSWQLEGTAAELVLSSRLTDVAGPRISFAPVEGLPLIQVQIPSYEGGQHVLKRALDIAVASVALIPIALITPILALLVKLDSPGPLFFSQERVGRDGRTFKIMKFRSMKTDAEQQLATLKEQNEGAGLLFKMKDDPRVTRVGRILRKLSLDELPQFWNVLIGDMSVVGPRPPLPTEVTAYDGTVFRRLYIKPGITGLWQVSGRSDLSWDESVRLDLRYVENWSVMNDLQIMWRTAKVMVQPSGAY from the coding sequence ATGACTTCCGTCGAGGATGCTCTGAGCATCACTCGCGCGGGTTCGGTCTTCACGCCGGTCTCTGCTCCGCGAGCCGCGAAGTCGGTCACGCGCACGGTGGTCACACCGCGCGTGTCCGCAACGCTGGAGCGACGTCGCCAGTGGGAGCGGCGTTATCGGATGCGACTGCGGATCACGGATGCTGGGGTCATCCTGTTCGCGGTCGGAATCACAGCAGCGGTCCAGGTGATGACCGGTGTCGCAGGGGAAGAGGCCCTGCGCAACGGCATTCTGCTGGCCACGCTCTGGTATCTGATGCTCGGCGCGCTGCACACCCGTGACGCAGCGCTGTTCCGCGCCAGCGCCACCGAGTACCGCGGTGTGGCACACGCGAGTGGATTGGCGTTCGGGATCATCGCCATGCTCAGCGTCGTGCTCGGCTGGCAGACGATGCAGCTCGTGCTGCTGGTCGGCCTGCCGCTCGGTGTCCTCACGCTGCTCGTCACGCGCTGGGCGTGGCGGCACTGGCTGACGGCGCAGCGTGCGCGAGGTCGTTTCGCCTCGCGCACGCTCGTCGTCGGCAACCGCGACGACGTCGAGTACGTCATCCGCACCCTGCACCCGATCGGCGCCTCCGGGTACCAGGTGGTGGGCGCGACGCTGCTCGACGGCAACGCGCGAGATGTCGAAGCACGCGGCGAGCAGTTCCCCGTGCTCGGCAACGTCAACTCCGTCTCCACCGTGGCTGCCGAACTGGGCGCCGACACGATCATCGTCGCAAGCCGCCCAGACGGCGAGCCCGACTTCGTGAAGCACCTCAGCTGGCAGCTCGAGGGCACCGCCGCAGAGCTCGTGCTCTCGAGCCGCCTCACCGATGTCGCGGGTCCGCGCATCTCCTTCGCTCCTGTCGAAGGTCTTCCGCTGATCCAGGTGCAGATCCCCTCGTACGAGGGCGGTCAGCACGTGCTGAAGCGCGCACTCGACATCGCCGTCGCGTCCGTCGCTCTCATCCCGATCGCACTCATCACCCCGATCCTCGCGCTCCTCGTCAAGCTGGACTCGCCCGGACCGCTGTTCTTCTCGCAGGAGCGCGTCGGTCGCGACGGTCGCACCTTCAAGATCATGAAGTTCCGCTCGATGAAGACCGACGCCGAGCAGCAGCTCGCGACGCTCAAGGAGCAGAACGAGGGAGCGGGCCTGCTGTTCAAGATGAAGGACGACCCCCGCGTCACGCGGGTGGGCAGGATCCTGCGCAAGCTGTCTCTCGACGAGCTGCCGCAGTTCTGGAACGTCCTCATCGGCGACATGAGCGTCGTGGGTCCGCGCCCGCCGCTGCCCACCGAGGTCACCGCTTACGACGGCACCGTGTTCCGTCGGCTCTACATCAAGCCGGGCATCACGGGCCTGTGGCAGGTCTCCGGGCGCAGCGATCTCTCGTGGGACGAGAGCGTTCGCCTCGACCTGCGCTACGTCGAGAACTGGTCGGTCATGAACGACCTGCAGATCATGTGGCGCACCGCCAAGGTCATGGTCCAGCCCAGCGGAGCATACTGA
- a CDS encoding low temperature requirement protein A, which produces MLPRDPAQPHRTASTLELFFDLVFVVAVSIASAQLHHALSHGDFVHGITSYAMVFFAVWWAWMNFTWFATSFDTDDWLYRVTTIIQMGGVLVLAAGIPAAFEEGDFTVPVIGYIVMRVAMIAQWLRASRGAADLKGAARRYAIGIAGVQVLWVLFLLIPSGPLQLVAFVVFALVEVSVPVFAEHRRQTPWHPHHITERYGLFTLIVLGESLLASANAIIDAKNELDSFVPLISISVLTLVVTASLWWIYFWAPHHRAITTFGRSLRYGYTHYLVFAAAAAFSAGIEVELDVLIGESHLSTIQASFTVTIPIAIFLLGVWWIAIRENADRVVNTVVPVGAAVVLLDALLPIPVAVSALVLVVIVVVLVLHPPVRREP; this is translated from the coding sequence ATGCTGCCGAGGGATCCGGCTCAGCCTCATCGCACGGCCAGCACGCTCGAGCTGTTCTTCGATCTCGTCTTCGTCGTCGCGGTGAGCATCGCCTCAGCCCAACTGCACCACGCGCTGAGCCACGGCGACTTCGTGCACGGAATCACCTCCTACGCGATGGTGTTCTTCGCGGTGTGGTGGGCGTGGATGAACTTCACCTGGTTCGCCACCTCCTTCGACACAGACGACTGGTTGTATCGCGTCACCACCATCATCCAGATGGGCGGAGTGCTCGTGCTCGCTGCCGGCATCCCTGCGGCGTTCGAGGAGGGGGACTTCACCGTCCCGGTGATCGGCTACATCGTCATGCGTGTGGCCATGATCGCGCAGTGGCTGCGGGCGTCCCGCGGTGCGGCAGATCTCAAGGGCGCCGCGCGTCGCTACGCCATCGGGATCGCCGGCGTGCAGGTGCTCTGGGTGCTGTTCCTGCTCATCCCGTCGGGCCCCCTCCAGCTCGTGGCCTTCGTGGTCTTCGCTCTCGTCGAGGTCAGCGTGCCCGTGTTCGCCGAGCACCGCCGACAGACGCCCTGGCATCCCCATCACATCACCGAGCGCTACGGGCTGTTCACCCTGATCGTGCTCGGCGAGAGCCTCCTCGCCTCCGCCAATGCGATCATCGACGCGAAGAACGAACTCGACTCCTTCGTCCCTCTCATCTCGATCTCCGTGCTGACCCTGGTCGTGACCGCGTCTCTCTGGTGGATCTACTTCTGGGCGCCGCACCACAGGGCGATCACGACGTTCGGCCGCTCGCTCCGCTACGGGTACACGCACTATCTCGTCTTCGCCGCGGCCGCCGCCTTCTCGGCGGGCATCGAGGTCGAACTCGACGTCCTGATAGGGGAGAGCCATCTCTCCACCATCCAGGCGTCGTTCACCGTGACCATCCCGATCGCGATCTTCCTGCTCGGCGTCTGGTGGATCGCGATCCGCGAGAACGCCGACAGGGTGGTGAACACCGTCGTGCCGGTCGGTGCGGCTGTCGTCCTCCTCGACGCCCTGCTGCCTATCCCCGTGGCGGTCAGCGCCCTCGTTCTCGTGGTGATCGTGGTCGTCCTCGTCCTCCATCCGCCGGTGCGTCGAGAGCCATAG